AGGAATGAGGACGGTGTCGTAGCCGCCCTTGGCCTTAAGCCTTTGCGCAGCGCTGACGATCGAAGTGTTGCCGCGCGAATAGGCCTCGGTTCCCGCGAGCGTCCCGCCGTAGCGCCCCAGGGCGCTGTCGAGGGCGCTTTTCGCGCGTTGACCATAGTCGCCATTGGGAAGCAGCATCGCAAAGCTAGCCGCGCCCTTCGAGCGGGCATAGGCGACCGTGCGGTAGATCGACTGTTCGGGGATATGCCCCATCACGAATACGTCCCGGTCGGCCACGCTGGTGTCGTTGGAGAACGAAATAAGCGGCACGTTCGCAGGACGCGCCACGGAAATTACCTGCGCCACGTTGTCAGCCAACATCGGGCCAAGGATCAGCTTGTTGCCATCGGCCACGGCCCGTTCAGCCGCTCTGCGCGCTCCGGCAGCGGTGTCGTAGGTGGTGATACGCAGGTTGCTGGCGTTGGTATCGAGGATCGCCATGGTCGTCGCATTCGCGATCGACTGGCCCACCGCTCCGTTGGTACCCGACATCGGTACGAGCAGCGCGACGCGGTGACGCGTCTCGTCGGTGGGAAGGGCGGTGGCGCTGGGTTCGGGCGTCGGGCCGGTGTCCGGCGTAGTGGAGGTGGT
This region of Altererythrobacter sp. CAU 1644 genomic DNA includes:
- a CDS encoding penicillin-binding protein activator → MIGKFFNRRMMIMAGGAALLAGCQVIPKGPTTSTTPDTGPTPEPSATALPTDETRHRVALLVPMSGTNGAVGQSIANATTMAILDTNASNLRITTYDTAAGARRAAERAVADGNKLILGPMLADNVAQVISVARPANVPLISFSNDTSVADRDVFVMGHIPEQSIYRTVAYARSKGAASFAMLLPNGDYGQRAKSALDSALGRYGGTLAGTEAYSRGNTSIVSAAQRLKAKGGYDTVLIPEGSRLSIQAAGELSGSRLLGTELWSGESSLTRAGAMRGALFSAVSDGRYKRYSDSYNNRFGSNPFRISTLGYDAVLLTLRVARDWKVGRTFPVSNLRDPGGFLGLDGPFRFMRDGVVQRAMEVREVRNGDVVVVDAAPTRFDD